One genomic region from Streptomyces sp. NBC_01431 encodes:
- a CDS encoding barstar family protein — translation MQDATGLFVPQEDGLRQVELLGCSPQGRFLTSLDYLGSRRATVGGAHLAFLDAEGIEVGSYFVSGVTATAARPSVHGDGLLDVDVRLWCDELLPGAAEVWDLLRTGNLDREGLWENVDAIGRKAWLSVALWSRDYQRRRNPEDAAPGQVFTLDGRQVVDVDSFYCALGEAINGPGGYFGWNLAAVGDCLRGGFGAQPPFILEWLHSDAVRSDLTDHPAPGSDTAADLQVLFEIFADHDITVLMR, via the coding sequence GTGCAGGACGCCACCGGGCTGTTCGTACCTCAAGAAGACGGCCTTCGCCAGGTTGAACTGCTGGGGTGCTCGCCGCAGGGAAGGTTCCTGACCAGCCTCGATTATCTGGGGAGCCGGCGAGCGACGGTAGGCGGGGCTCATCTGGCGTTCCTCGATGCTGAAGGCATCGAAGTGGGTTCCTACTTCGTCAGCGGTGTGACCGCGACGGCCGCGAGGCCGTCCGTGCACGGTGACGGCTTGCTCGATGTCGACGTGCGTCTGTGGTGCGATGAACTACTCCCTGGGGCGGCGGAAGTCTGGGACCTGCTCCGAACAGGGAATCTCGACCGCGAGGGCCTGTGGGAGAACGTCGACGCGATCGGCCGCAAGGCCTGGTTGTCCGTCGCGCTGTGGTCCCGTGACTACCAGCGTCGCCGGAACCCCGAAGATGCCGCACCAGGACAGGTGTTCACCCTGGATGGTCGACAGGTCGTGGACGTCGACAGCTTCTACTGCGCGCTGGGAGAGGCCATCAACGGCCCCGGCGGGTACTTCGGGTGGAACCTCGCTGCCGTGGGCGACTGCCTCAGAGGAGGCTTCGGCGCCCAGCCCCCGTTCATCCTGGAATGGCTGCACTCGGACGCCGTGAGATCAGACCTGACCGACCATCCTGCACCGGGCAGTGACACCGCGGCCGACCTCCAGGTTCTCTTTGAAATCTTCGCCGACCACGACATCACCGTCCTTATGCGGTGA
- a CDS encoding NmrA family NAD(P)-binding protein — translation MIVVMGATGATGNALLHSLLTLGAPVRALTRTPHRPIPGLTGAHQPPVEVQYADATDPHSLRTAFKDASQLFLAMANSPAQVELETRVIDIAAHTGIGHIVKISAPAAEPDSPVVISRGHHTIEEHLRASGLTHTILRPYAFTQNLLRLAPTVAQGIILGTTGDAPCNYIDCRDIGDVAAAALTRPDIAGATYTLTGPEAVSYPTLASRLTTLTGNQIRYVNLTPDELRDNLIHNAHMPTWLADHVTEIQQLAITRPETPTTTVIDILGRPPRTLDAFLHEHHAHFRR, via the coding sequence ATGATCGTTGTCATGGGAGCGACCGGAGCAACCGGGAACGCCCTGCTCCACAGCCTCCTCACACTCGGCGCCCCCGTCCGCGCACTGACCCGCACCCCGCACAGGCCGATCCCCGGCCTAACCGGCGCACACCAACCGCCCGTCGAGGTTCAGTACGCCGACGCCACCGACCCCCACTCCCTGCGCACCGCCTTCAAGGACGCCAGCCAGCTCTTCCTCGCCATGGCCAACAGCCCCGCACAGGTCGAACTCGAAACCCGCGTCATCGACATCGCCGCCCACACCGGCATCGGACACATCGTCAAGATCTCCGCACCCGCCGCCGAACCCGACTCCCCGGTCGTCATCTCCCGCGGACACCACACCATCGAGGAACACCTACGCGCCAGCGGCCTCACCCACACCATCCTGCGCCCCTACGCGTTCACGCAGAACCTCCTGCGCCTGGCCCCCACCGTCGCCCAGGGCATCATCCTCGGCACGACGGGCGACGCGCCCTGCAACTACATCGACTGCCGCGACATCGGCGACGTCGCCGCCGCCGCCCTCACCAGGCCCGACATCGCCGGCGCCACCTACACCCTGACCGGACCCGAAGCCGTCTCCTACCCCACTCTCGCCTCACGACTGACCACCCTGACCGGCAATCAGATCCGCTACGTCAACCTCACCCCGGACGAACTGCGCGACAACCTCATCCACAACGCCCACATGCCCACCTGGCTCGCCGACCACGTGACGGAGATCCAACAACTCGCCATTACCCGACCCGAAACCCCCACCACCACCGTCATCGACATCCTCGGCCGCCCGCCCCGCACCCTCGACGCCTTCCTGCACGAACACCACGCCCACTTCCGCCGATAA
- a CDS encoding transposase: MAAPRKYPLELRERAVRMYRTSDPRPQIKRLAVDLGVHPEALRGWIRQAEADAGERDDRLTTDERAELVALRKENAQLKRSNDVLRTASAFFAAQLDPTRPR, from the coding sequence ATGGCTGCCCCGAGAAAATATCCGCTGGAGTTGCGCGAGCGTGCGGTGCGGATGTACCGCACCTCCGACCCGAGGCCGCAGATCAAGCGGCTGGCCGTCGATCTCGGGGTGCATCCCGAGGCCCTGCGCGGCTGGATCCGGCAGGCCGAGGCGGATGCCGGCGAGCGTGATGACCGGCTGACCACTGACGAGCGGGCCGAGCTCGTGGCTCTGCGCAAAGAGAACGCCCAGCTCAAGCGCTCCAACGATGTCCTGCGGACAGCCTCGGCGTTTTTCGCGGCGCAGCTCGACCCGACCCGGCCCAGGTGA
- a CDS encoding Mu transposase C-terminal domain-containing protein, which translates to MLTVRELQGWLALAVACYHGQVHETLGRPPAGVWSEKAAASGPLVTVTNETTFLVDFLPVIRRTLSRSGFVIDHVQYYSDALKPWIARRERWGRFVLRRDPRDISRIWVLDPDGTAYVEIPYRALSRPPISAWEQKAAARRLRELGRAEVDENALFAMVAQMREITDTAATTTRKARRDQRRGRSRILGVRAGRHRAVRTSRRRPSPG; encoded by the coding sequence GTGCTGACCGTACGGGAGTTGCAGGGCTGGCTGGCGTTGGCGGTGGCCTGCTATCACGGTCAGGTCCACGAGACGCTGGGCCGCCCTCCGGCCGGGGTCTGGTCGGAGAAGGCCGCCGCGTCGGGGCCGCTGGTGACGGTGACCAACGAGACCACCTTCCTGGTGGACTTCCTGCCGGTGATCCGCAGGACCTTGTCGCGGTCGGGGTTCGTGATCGACCACGTGCAGTACTACAGCGACGCGCTCAAACCGTGGATCGCCCGCCGCGAGCGGTGGGGCCGGTTCGTGCTGCGGCGCGATCCGCGTGACATCAGCCGTATCTGGGTCCTGGACCCGGACGGCACCGCGTATGTGGAGATCCCCTATCGGGCTCTGTCACGACCGCCGATCAGCGCATGGGAGCAGAAGGCCGCCGCCCGGCGGCTGCGCGAGCTGGGCCGTGCGGAGGTCGACGAGAACGCCCTGTTCGCCATGGTGGCGCAGATGCGGGAAATCACCGACACCGCCGCGACCACCACCCGCAAGGCCCGCCGTGACCAGCGACGAGGACGATCACGAATTTTGGGGGTCCGTGCAGGACGCCACCGGGCTGTTCGTACCTCAAGAAGACGGCCTTCGCCAGGTTGA
- a CDS encoding MarR family winged helix-turn-helix transcriptional regulator: MTRDGIDGEAPTLDQARRQVEHYGLEVDPQAVLVAVRLISAGARVGRAAEAHFARFGLSTGRYRLLADLEDHGGEKSPSRLAVDLDVSRATVTGLLDGLEREGLIARRPSTEDGRGAVAVLTARGAQRLRDMAAEHFGRLEAMVGGLSVEERAVFLDLLARVVRGSKALDAD; encoded by the coding sequence ATGACGAGGGACGGCATCGATGGCGAGGCGCCCACGCTGGACCAGGCCAGGCGGCAGGTCGAGCACTACGGACTGGAGGTCGACCCGCAGGCGGTGCTGGTCGCGGTGAGGCTGATCTCGGCGGGCGCGAGGGTCGGCCGGGCGGCCGAGGCGCACTTTGCCAGGTTCGGCCTGTCGACGGGGCGCTACCGCCTGCTCGCCGACCTCGAAGACCACGGCGGGGAGAAATCCCCCTCGCGGCTTGCGGTCGACCTCGATGTCTCCAGGGCCACGGTCACGGGCCTACTGGACGGCCTTGAGCGCGAGGGCCTGATCGCCCGCCGCCCGTCCACGGAGGACGGTCGGGGCGCGGTGGCCGTCCTGACCGCGCGCGGGGCGCAGCGCCTGCGCGACATGGCGGCCGAGCATTTCGGGCGGCTTGAGGCGATGGTGGGCGGGCTTTCCGTCGAGGAGCGTGCGGTGTTCCTGGATCTGCTCGCCCGCGTCGTGCGCGGCAGTAAGGCTCTGGATGCCGACTGA
- a CDS encoding IS3 family transposase, with protein sequence MTALVDEHPRLGIECVLRELHIPSSTYYRWRRAEREPCERRRRDVELTEQIRKVHADAGGIYGSPRLHAVLKREGTRVGRKRVERLMREDGLAGVSPRRKGFTRRDPRATLAPDLVNRNFTAPAPNRLWVTDLTMIPTGEGPLWLSAIRDAFSRRVVAWETSARADADLVLTTLEYALASREVEPGTLIHHADHGCQYTSIKLTTRLVRAGIEASMGSVGDSYDNALAENLWMLIKTEGLRGRTFATRAEANLALFEYIDGFYNSRRIQERLGFLSPIEFEEKHYTEQATAEQANLNIHHPVPTC encoded by the coding sequence GTGACGGCGCTCGTTGATGAGCACCCCCGCTTGGGGATCGAGTGCGTACTCCGGGAGCTCCACATCCCCTCCTCCACCTACTACCGCTGGCGCCGGGCCGAGCGTGAGCCGTGCGAACGGCGGCGCCGCGACGTCGAGCTGACCGAGCAGATCCGCAAGGTTCACGCCGACGCCGGTGGGATCTACGGTTCGCCGAGGCTGCACGCCGTCCTCAAGCGCGAAGGTACCCGCGTCGGCCGCAAGCGGGTCGAGCGGCTGATGCGCGAAGACGGCCTGGCGGGTGTGAGCCCGCGCAGGAAGGGCTTCACGCGCCGGGACCCCAGGGCCACCCTTGCTCCGGACCTGGTCAACAGGAACTTCACCGCGCCCGCGCCGAACCGGCTGTGGGTCACCGACCTGACGATGATCCCGACCGGCGAGGGACCGCTGTGGCTCTCGGCGATCCGCGACGCCTTCTCCCGGCGGGTGGTCGCCTGGGAGACCTCCGCCCGCGCCGACGCGGACCTGGTGCTGACCACCCTCGAGTACGCCCTCGCCTCCCGCGAGGTCGAGCCCGGCACGCTCATCCATCACGCCGATCACGGCTGTCAGTACACGTCCATCAAGCTCACAACCCGGCTGGTGCGGGCGGGAATTGAGGCGTCCATGGGATCCGTGGGAGATTCGTACGATAACGCCCTCGCGGAAAATCTGTGGATGCTGATCAAGACCGAGGGCCTGCGCGGCCGCACCTTCGCCACGAGGGCCGAGGCGAACCTCGCGCTCTTCGAGTACATCGACGGTTTCTATAACTCCCGTCGCATCCAGGAACGGCTCGGCTTCCTCAGCCCGATCGAGTTCGAGGAGAAGCACTACACCGAGCAGGCGACGGCCGAACAAGCGAATCTGAACATCCATCACCCCGTCCCGACCTGCTGA
- a CDS encoding epoxide hydrolase family protein, with product MSRPTGDVYAFTARATDAELDDLRARLSAARLPETETVHRATPDPRRWNQGVPLSDLVDVVHYWRTGYDWRWFEDRLNTIGQYRTTIDGLGIHFLHRRSARTDATPLLLTHGWPGSIAEFIDVVDELADPKDVDAPAFHIVAPSLPGFGYSDKPATTGWGTGKIATAWVELMRRLGYERFAAHGGDWGGVITTVLGGRFPSHVLGIHTTLAQAPSGLTTEGLTPTERQWAEETRDFWHHRAAYAKQQATRPQTIGYSLVDSPVGLLAWILDKFAEWTDTDDSPFERISIDRILDDVTLYWLTRTGASAARIYYESHGGVNALDPDLRVDVPSAITTYPRDIEKCPRPWAQQRYQQIVRWKTAEAGGHFPSLEVPEYFVKDLQEGITAVLTADGR from the coding sequence ATGTCTCGCCCGACCGGCGACGTGTACGCATTCACAGCCCGCGCCACCGACGCCGAACTCGACGATCTGCGCGCACGCCTGTCCGCGGCGCGGCTGCCGGAGACCGAGACGGTCCACCGCGCCACGCCCGACCCGCGCCGGTGGAACCAGGGCGTACCGCTCTCCGACCTCGTCGATGTCGTCCACTACTGGCGCACCGGGTACGACTGGCGGTGGTTCGAGGACCGCCTGAACACCATCGGCCAGTACCGCACAACCATCGACGGCCTGGGGATCCACTTCCTTCACCGCCGATCAGCGCGCACGGATGCCACACCGCTGCTCCTGACCCACGGCTGGCCGGGCAGCATCGCCGAATTCATCGACGTAGTAGATGAATTGGCGGATCCGAAGGATGTCGACGCGCCAGCGTTCCACATCGTGGCCCCGTCGCTGCCGGGCTTCGGTTACAGCGACAAACCGGCCACCACCGGGTGGGGGACCGGAAAGATCGCGACCGCATGGGTGGAACTCATGCGGAGGCTGGGCTACGAAAGGTTCGCAGCCCACGGCGGCGATTGGGGAGGCGTGATCACCACCGTCCTCGGCGGCAGGTTCCCCTCGCACGTCCTCGGCATCCACACCACGCTCGCGCAGGCACCATCCGGCCTGACCACCGAAGGCCTGACGCCGACCGAACGCCAATGGGCCGAGGAAACCCGCGACTTCTGGCACCACCGCGCGGCGTACGCGAAACAGCAGGCGACCCGACCGCAGACCATCGGCTACTCGCTCGTCGACTCACCGGTCGGACTCCTCGCCTGGATCCTCGACAAGTTCGCCGAATGGACGGACACCGACGACAGCCCGTTCGAGAGGATCTCCATCGACCGAATCCTCGACGACGTCACCCTGTACTGGCTGACACGGACCGGCGCGTCGGCGGCCCGCATTTACTACGAGAGCCACGGCGGCGTCAACGCCCTCGACCCCGACCTCCGCGTCGATGTCCCGTCAGCCATCACCACGTACCCCCGCGACATCGAGAAGTGCCCACGCCCCTGGGCACAGCAGCGGTACCAGCAGATCGTCCGCTGGAAGACGGCCGAAGCCGGCGGCCATTTCCCGTCGCTGGAAGTTCCCGAATACTTCGTCAAGGACCTGCAAGAAGGCATCACGGCAGTGCTGACCGCCGACGGGCGGTGA
- a CDS encoding DEAD/DEAH box helicase family protein, producing MVSATGSGKTFTAASAALDMFPRGRVLVLVPTLDLLVQTAQAWRPTGGPPGGRVFHGRTQHS from the coding sequence GTGGTGTCGGCGACCGGGTCCGGGAAGACGTTCACCGCGGCGTCGGCCGCGCTGGACATGTTCCCCAGGGGGCGGGTCCTGGTGCTGGTGCCGACGCTGGACCTGCTGGTGCAGACCGCCCAGGCCTGGCGCCCCACAGGTGGACCGCCGGGTGGGCGGGTGTTTCACGGGCGAACACAGCACTCATGA